The following are from one region of the Marispirochaeta aestuarii genome:
- a CDS encoding DUF5312 family protein — translation MSDVFHELSRSLGDEERKALLKRISDSLNYRTDAEDNIYHKDPNREERKKLIEKEVAALNWLQRFFLWMRMTFSGKPLNQVVSENKLRSIQRRVNRKVPGFAGFDTQVLYPAFALKVFELFKAVLPLREPFKRFWSEGEHFQAILAAVIEERLGEPRQKVEDLITTDEMVEIYSRKGTRAAVRSEFISRLQSYTDTLGDDIFHNLEEEILPVYYIKELVSFPFHSFFEMFHYVPPRDPGESAPFFKTASANLSLDLIERLYYAVYIISKADDKGELNVNLLRRLFSNEDQDDVYSEEQIIQGIKDVIKLGKSFYNDVPLADIIRFFRKDPYYQLIFYMPTMNLKDFYLSILKIRLLSDLDEVFDKVRDTYIERETAKFFKEKRYFNFPYYRVYMSIDYKAADLPFFIHTRSVSLVYNYLKIFYREYMQEIVRILERNVLDQNRITRDLLLSHAANLEDLEDKIKQFDYSLSPDSEDGKLFQRLRFSLAGDPSHQRMYRTLVVQKDREVKTLLDRSHESLEGLSKIFQELILTRSDSIRIQLKSHFLLNGKSTSLESALKHWTRHINDFLILFNQVLRIEKGRSS, via the coding sequence TCCGACAGTCTTAATTACCGTACCGATGCGGAAGACAACATCTACCATAAGGATCCCAACCGGGAAGAACGAAAAAAGCTCATAGAAAAAGAGGTTGCAGCTCTCAACTGGCTGCAGAGGTTTTTTCTGTGGATGAGAATGACTTTTTCCGGGAAACCCCTGAACCAGGTCGTCAGTGAGAACAAATTACGATCGATACAGCGGCGGGTGAACCGAAAGGTCCCGGGCTTCGCCGGATTCGATACCCAGGTATTGTATCCGGCCTTCGCACTGAAGGTTTTTGAGCTCTTCAAGGCTGTTCTGCCCCTCCGGGAGCCCTTTAAACGCTTCTGGTCTGAGGGTGAACATTTTCAGGCGATTCTGGCTGCCGTAATCGAGGAACGTCTGGGCGAACCTCGACAAAAAGTTGAAGATCTCATTACAACCGACGAAATGGTAGAGATTTATTCCCGGAAAGGAACCCGTGCTGCCGTTCGCAGCGAGTTTATTTCCAGGCTCCAGTCTTACACCGATACCCTGGGGGATGATATTTTTCATAACCTGGAGGAGGAAATTCTTCCCGTCTATTATATAAAGGAACTGGTAAGCTTTCCTTTTCATTCGTTTTTTGAAATGTTTCATTATGTACCGCCCCGGGACCCCGGAGAGAGCGCACCGTTTTTTAAAACCGCCTCCGCCAATTTGAGCCTGGATCTTATAGAGCGTCTCTACTATGCCGTCTATATTATTTCAAAGGCGGATGACAAAGGAGAACTGAACGTAAACCTTCTCAGGCGTCTGTTCAGTAATGAAGATCAGGATGACGTATACAGCGAAGAGCAGATAATTCAAGGCATTAAGGACGTAATCAAGCTGGGGAAAAGTTTTTACAACGATGTACCTCTGGCGGATATAATCCGATTTTTCCGCAAAGATCCCTATTATCAGCTGATTTTCTATATGCCCACAATGAATCTGAAGGATTTTTATCTGTCGATACTGAAAATCCGATTGCTTTCTGATCTCGATGAGGTGTTCGACAAGGTGCGGGATACCTATATTGAACGTGAGACGGCGAAATTTTTCAAGGAAAAACGCTACTTTAACTTTCCCTATTACCGGGTATACATGAGTATTGATTATAAAGCTGCTGATTTGCCCTTTTTTATCCATACTCGTTCAGTCTCTCTTGTCTATAATTATCTGAAGATTTTCTACCGGGAGTATATGCAGGAGATTGTCAGGATACTGGAACGGAACGTCCTTGATCAGAATCGAATTACCCGGGACCTTCTTTTGTCCCATGCCGCGAACCTGGAAGATCTGGAAGACAAGATAAAACAGTTCGACTATTCCCTTTCTCCGGACTCGGAGGACGGAAAGCTTTTTCAGCGTTTGCGTTTTTCCCTGGCCGGGGATCCTTCTCATCAGCGTATGTACCGGACCCTGGTGGTACAGAAGGACCGGGAGGTAAAAACGCTTCTCGACCGCTCCCACGAATCCCTGGAGGGACTCTCAAAAATATTCCAGGAACTCATTCTTACCAGATCCGACAGTATCAGGATACAGCTGAAAAGTCACTTTTTACTGAACGGAAAATCCACAAGCCTTGAATCGGCTCTTAAGCACTGGACCAGGCATATTAACGATTTTCTGATTCTTTTTAATCAGGTGCTGCGGATCGAAAAGGGCAGATCCTCGTAG
- a CDS encoding HAD family hydrolase, with product MSTVSSVDYGRHFCRYCSPLEPEPTGVPALLPDLNTVDAVLFDVYGTLVISSSGDVGTVMEDTAGDTFRSMVLREMDLLIPEDVPVDELVKEEILKDHRQKKAGGTLHPEVEIRSIWKRVLGKIYTDISSAKLSTLAEELALLHELSRNRVWPMPGSRDVLELLRGRFRIGVVSNAQFYTPLMMKHFFGESFSVFEDKLCIWSYCEDMAKPDPALFKKALVNLGGEYLAHPSRVLYVGNDMLNDIAAASSLGMRTLLFAGDRRSLRMRNSEPRVLHIQPDGIVKDFNQMAKILGIGE from the coding sequence ATGAGTACTGTCTCCAGTGTCGATTACGGACGACATTTCTGCCGTTACTGTTCTCCTCTGGAACCCGAACCAACAGGCGTTCCGGCCCTGCTGCCGGATCTTAATACCGTCGATGCGGTATTGTTCGATGTGTACGGTACCCTGGTAATCAGTTCCAGCGGTGATGTGGGAACCGTCATGGAGGATACAGCAGGCGACACTTTTCGCAGTATGGTCCTCAGGGAGATGGATCTTCTGATTCCTGAGGACGTCCCGGTGGATGAGCTCGTTAAGGAAGAGATACTGAAGGACCATCGGCAGAAAAAAGCGGGGGGTACCCTCCATCCCGAGGTGGAAATCAGATCCATCTGGAAGCGGGTGCTCGGAAAAATCTATACAGACATTTCCAGTGCCAAGTTATCGACTCTGGCGGAAGAGCTTGCCCTGCTGCATGAACTTTCCAGAAACAGGGTCTGGCCGATGCCGGGAAGCAGGGATGTTCTGGAACTGCTTCGGGGCCGTTTCCGCATCGGTGTAGTATCCAATGCCCAGTTTTATACCCCCCTTATGATGAAGCATTTTTTTGGAGAGAGTTTTTCCGTCTTTGAAGACAAATTGTGCATTTGGTCGTATTGTGAAGATATGGCGAAACCTGATCCCGCTCTGTTTAAAAAAGCTTTGGTAAATCTCGGCGGAGAATACCTGGCGCACCCATCACGCGTACTCTATGTCGGGAACGACATGCTCAACGATATAGCTGCAGCCTCTTCCCTTGGAATGCGGACCCTTCTGTTTGCGGGGGACAGGCGGTCTTTGCGAATGAGAAACTCTGAGCCCCGCGTTTTACACATACAACCCGATGGAATTGTAAAGGATTTCAATCAGATGGCCAAAATATTAGGTATTGGAGAGTAA
- a CDS encoding HIT family protein has translation MDYFLNFAKGDYVHGKRPDGCILCKLTRGDTDVSNLIVFCTARFGVSVNLYPFNPGHLLIFSLRHTEDLRTLSDEEQTELWQLRNYLLDMLDSVYQPHAYNVGVNMGLAAGASISHLHEHIIPRYPNEIGIPELMGGKRVLVEDPRKTCERLKSYYEDLPFSIRST, from the coding sequence ATGGATTATTTTCTGAATTTCGCCAAGGGCGATTATGTTCACGGCAAGCGCCCCGACGGGTGTATTCTGTGCAAACTGACCCGGGGCGATACGGATGTAAGCAATCTCATTGTCTTCTGTACTGCCAGGTTCGGGGTCAGCGTCAATCTCTATCCCTTCAATCCAGGTCACCTGCTGATTTTCTCTCTGAGGCATACGGAGGATTTACGCACGCTTTCCGACGAAGAACAGACGGAGCTCTGGCAGCTGCGAAACTATCTGCTGGATATGCTGGATTCGGTCTATCAACCCCATGCCTACAACGTTGGAGTAAACATGGGATTGGCGGCCGGGGCTTCGATATCCCATCTGCATGAACACATCATTCCCCGCTACCCCAATGAAATAGGAATACCGGAGCTCATGGGTGGCAAAAGAGTCCTGGTGGAGGATCCCCGCAAAACCTGTGAACGCCTGAAATCCTACTACGAGGATCTGCCCTTTTCGATCCGCAGCACCTGA